Genomic segment of Panicum virgatum strain AP13 chromosome 2K, P.virgatum_v5, whole genome shotgun sequence:
tctctctctctctctctctctctcggaacGAGAGATGTAAGCATCGCCGAGGTTTCGGATCTTGACCACTCACAACGCCGTGAGTTGAGCGCCCTGGTGTCGGGGCCCCTTCTCGccaatggccgccgccgccccaattCCGGGACAGATCGCGTGACCAGCCCATTCCGGCCGGCGCCACTGCCCATCTGACGACACGTTCTCCTGCCACTGCACCGTAGCTTCGCCCTAGATCCCTTTCGTCCAGCAGCGCTCCAGCATTTCGTCGGACACCCAgcggcggccgcccgcgccgtcACGAGGAAGCGAGGCCGGCGTCGACAGCGACAGCACGACGGGATCAACGTGCcatgccggcggcgacggcgaggaaacAGACGGGCGCGGGCACTCCTCGATGGATGGCTCGGCCCATTCGATTAGGGGCCAGGCCCAGGAAGAGCTGGTGGGCCGTGACAGCTGTAATCAGAAGTCAGAACGGAAGGGGCCGAGGCCCAGGAGgttcccaacggctagttcccCAAACGGCTAGCTCCTCCAACGGTCGGACCCCCTCCTCGACCCGATTCATATATCTCCTGCGGAATCCGATGTCCCCGCTACCAGCCTACTGCCACCGCTCCGCTTTCCCCTCCTCTCGCTCAGCTCCGTTCTTGGATCACCTCGGATCGcaagcgaggaggaggaggagaccgaGGCCACGATGatgcagcagatgcagcaggagccgtggaacgccgccgccgcggggctccTCCGGCCGACCAAGTCGGCGCCGTGCTCGCCCAtcaagccggcggcggcggccatggcccggACCCACTCCGACTCCTTCCACGTCGCGCACAAGGTGCCCGTCGGCGACACGCCCTACGTGCGCGCCAAGCGCGTCCAGGTTAGTTTCCTTGGGTGGATGACGACGCCGTGTGGCGCGGACGGATTGGGCTCGATCTGATCGGATTCTGCCGtgcccccggccggccggcgtcggTGATGCAGCTAGTGGACAAGGACCCGGAGAAGGCTATCGCGCTGTTCTGGTCGGCGATCAACGCCGGCGACCGCGTGGACAGCGCGCTCAAGGACATGGCCATCGTGATGAAGCAGCAGAACCGCGCCGAGGAGGCCATCGAGGCCATCAAGTCGCTCCGCAGCCGGTGCTCCGACCAGGCGCAGGAGTCGCTTGACAACATCCTCCTCGACCTCTACAAGGTTCGCGTCCTTCTTCTTCGATCGAAccttgtgggtgtgtgtgtgtgcatgtATGTATCCGATTTGTGCACCTGAGATGGTACTGAATTTGAGTGCGTTCTTGCTGTTGTCGCGATGCGCAGAGATGCGGGCGGCTGGACGACCAGATCTCGCTGCTCAAGCACAAGCTGCAGCTGATTCATCAGGGCCACGCATTCAACGGCAAGCGCACCAAGACATCGCGGTCGCAGGGACGCAAGTTCCAGGTCACCCTCGAGCAAGAAGCCACCAGGCTCCTTGTAAGTGCACGAATTTCTTGTGGTTTTTTTGCAGATTAAGGCTTTGATACTTATCTTCAACTCAAATGAAACCTTCGACTAGTATCTTAAACTCAAATCAAACCTTCAATTGATTTCTTCAATTCAAATCAAAGCCGCAATCCATATCTTCAACTCAGATGCTAAATCTTTGTTCGCTGATCAATCTTGCCATCGTGTGGTTGTGCAGGGTAACCTAGGATGGGCGCTGATGCAGAAGGAGAACTACACGGAGGCGGAGGGGGCGTACCGGCGGGCGCTGCTCATCGGGCCGGACAACAACAAGATGTGCAACCTGGGCATCTGCCTCATGAAGCAGGGCCGCATGCTCGAGGCCAAGGACGTGCTCAAGCAGGTGCGCCCCGCCGCGGtcgacggcctgcgcggcgcCGACTCGCACCTCAAGGCCTACGAGCGCGCGCAGGAAATGCTGCGGGACCTCGAGGCCAAGCTCGtcggccgcccgcgcgccgacCAGCTCGACACGAGCTGGCTCTTCGACGCGCTGCTGCTGGGATCTTCATCAAGTATCTGGCAGCCGCAGCCGTGCATCGACCACTTGCTGCCACCTCCGGCTCCAGCTCCCGtctcggcgccggcgaggcgcgaCCACTTCGCCGATGAAAACGCCGTCATGAGCAAGAAACTGGCGGCGCTCCAGGCGAACATGCTCAATGTGGACGCGCAGCCCTTCTACTCCCTGCGGATGCCGTCACTTGCAGCGAAGCCACAGAACACActgcttcagcagcagcagtcgcagcagaaGACACAGAACACActgcttcagcagcagcagccgcagcagaaGCCAGCTCCGGTCCATGATCCCTTGGGCAACCTGAAGAGGACACGGTCCGGAAATTGCATGGACAAGGCAGGAGCAGTGGCGGACAAGGAGCACAGCACCGACGAGAACCGCGGCCGGAGGAAGTCGCTCTCGGCTGAGGACAGATGGCCGGAGCTGCCTGACCACAGCGCGTTCGACGAGGCACTCGTCGCGGCTGTCCTGGCCCCGGTGCTCGACGACGAGCCAGCAGCCACCGAAGGGAGGAATGGCCACGGCAAGCTGCCGGCAAGCTGCGACACGAGCCCagtggtgaaggagaagatcgGCAAGAGGCTGAGGATCTTCCAGGACATCACACAGACAGTGAACAACTTCTGATTCGTTTCGGTTTTCTTCACTTTCCTACTCACAACAGGCAGGCTCGAGGTGGTGAACGCCGCGGAGGAGATAGGCTTGTTCTCCTGGGAAGCTCCTGTCTGGCAACTAAGTTAATCAGGACTTCGATTCGATTCGAGTTAATTTGATTTCCAATTCGATTTTAACACACCAAAATAACAGATGATTCTTTTGTTCGCTTCTTCAGCTTGGGCACTTCAGGAAGCGTCTGTTTACTGCTTCTTTGCCATAAGGCTTCTCCTTGTAATAGAAGTGGACCGCATCGTGTTCTAATTATGTTAGGTTAAACACTTGAATAACAAAGCTCATTTATTTTGACTCTTCTGTTATTTTGACTTGTTCACTGTGCAACCGTGAATGCAGGGGGTACTTGAATTCTTCCTGCAAATGTGCAAATGGTGACTGTGAGGGCAATTTTTCTGCGTCCGTTAATTTACGGAAGCAAGTtgctgttttcaaaaaaaattgcgtTTTATCAATAGAAAACGAATTCGATCGAAGCCAATAAAATTGAAGATCACAGAATCGTAAAATGCCAGGCTCGTTCTATTCGGTTCATGACCCACTCTCCCTGATTTTGGACAGCGTCGAGTTTTGGGCTAAGATCAGAGCCCAGGTACTAATGGGCGGACACGGCGGTCGTGGGGTGGGCTATGTGGCTTATCTTACCTTTGTAGGCCCACTGGCTGCAGCTCTAGTCCGCTAGCCCAGAACCAAATTTTGCACATCTACGAGAACCTTCACAATTACTCCatctaaaattctaaaaaaaaaaactccattaAAGTCGGTGTcatgggccctgtttggttcccttaacATATCATAGCACACCAtttccgaaaaaagaatctcgcatgcatgaagtactaaacgaagtttatttgcaaaactttttcacg
This window contains:
- the LOC120685587 gene encoding protein POLLENLESS 3-LIKE 2-like, whose product is MMQQMQQEPWNAAAAGLLRPTKSAPCSPIKPAAAAMARTHSDSFHVAHKVPVGDTPYVRAKRVQLVDKDPEKAIALFWSAINAGDRVDSALKDMAIVMKQQNRAEEAIEAIKSLRSRCSDQAQESLDNILLDLYKRCGRLDDQISLLKHKLQLIHQGHAFNGKRTKTSRSQGRKFQVTLEQEATRLLGNLGWALMQKENYTEAEGAYRRALLIGPDNNKMCNLGICLMKQGRMLEAKDVLKQVRPAAVDGLRGADSHLKAYERAQEMLRDLEAKLVGRPRADQLDTSWLFDALLLGSSSSIWQPQPCIDHLLPPPAPAPVSAPARRDHFADENAVMSKKLAALQANMLNVDAQPFYSLRMPSLAAKPQNTLLQQQQSQQKTQNTLLQQQQPQQKPAPVHDPLGNLKRTRSGNCMDKAGAVADKEHSTDENRGRRKSLSAEDRWPELPDHSAFDEALVAAVLAPVLDDEPAATEGRNGHGKLPASCDTSPVVKEKIGKRLRIFQDITQTVNNF